From Aphelocoma coerulescens isolate FSJ_1873_10779 chromosome 15, UR_Acoe_1.0, whole genome shotgun sequence, one genomic window encodes:
- the LOC138119452 gene encoding immunoglobulin lambda-1 light chain-like yields the protein MAWVPLLLVVLAHSSGSLVQAAMTQPSSVSANVGETVKITCSGESGSYYGWYQQKVPGSGPVTVIYENTKRPEGIPSRFSGSRSGSTATLTITGVLAEDEAVYFCGSADSSSGGYVVIVLIPTKISVASFPNSSLLATDDHVLLLLPLCWDALGCVTVIYGSSNRPSGIPSQFSGSISGSSATLTITGVQAEDEAVYFCGNWDSSSADGGEKPRITGVQAEEEVVYYCGSFDSSSADLMVTPSQRQARF from the exons ATGGCCTGGGTCCCTCTTCTCCTCGTGGTGCTCGCCCACAGCTCAG gtTCCCTGGTCCAGGCAGCGATGACTCAGCCATCCTCGGTGTCAGCCAACGTGGGAGAGACGGTCAAGATCACCTGCTCTGGGGAAAGCGGCAGCTACTATGGCTGGTATCAGCAGAAGGTCCCTGGCAGTGGCCCTGTCACTGTGATCTATGAAAACACCAAGAGACCCGAGGGCATCCCTTCGCGATTCTCCGGGTCCAGATCCGGCTCCACGGCCACATTAACCATCACTGGGGTCCTGGCCGAGGACGAGGCTGTCTATTTCTGTGGTAGCGctgacagcagcagtggtggCTATGTT GTCATTGTCCTTATCCCTACAAAGATCAGTGTGGCTTCATTCCCAAACTCATCACTTCTTGCTACTGATGACCatgtcctcctcctgctgcctctgtgctgggatgccTTGGGCTGTGTCACTGTGATCTATGGCAGCAGCAACAGACCCTCAGGCATCCCTTCACAGTTCTCTGGATCCATATCCGGCTCCTCGGCCACGTTAACCATCACTGGGGTCCAGGCCGAGGACGAGGCTGTCTATTTCTGTGGCaactgggacagcagcagtgctgatggGGGTGAGAAGCCA AGGATCACTGGTGTTCAAGCTGAGGAAGAGGTTGTCTATTACTGTGGTAGCTttgacagcagcagtgctgatcTCATGGTGACACCGAGCCAGAGGCAAGCGAGATTTTGA